One genomic region from Leptospira tipperaryensis encodes:
- the ygiD gene encoding 4,5-DOPA dioxygenase extradiol, whose amino-acid sequence MNPVLFLGHGSPMNLVIPSEFTRSLEAFGSNLEGVKNILVVSAHWKTRGTYVTISDPPEQIYDFYGFPDALYAIQYRPKGDSALADRVKELVKSVSVQTTSEWGIDHGSWGVLYFLFQKANLPVVQLSIDANASPEQQYEIGQELRQLREEGTLIIGSGNIVHNLGKADFHNMNATPADWAIEFDEFVRQALESRNDKAILEFQKKGDIAKLAAPSTEHLEPIFYVLGAMKPEEKIKFIHHSFQNRSVSMRSFVGV is encoded by the coding sequence ATGAATCCAGTTCTATTCTTAGGTCACGGATCCCCCATGAATCTCGTCATTCCATCGGAATTCACTCGTAGTTTGGAAGCATTCGGTTCAAACCTCGAAGGAGTGAAGAATATTCTCGTTGTTTCCGCGCATTGGAAAACGAGAGGGACTTATGTGACAATCTCCGATCCTCCCGAACAAATTTACGATTTCTATGGATTTCCGGACGCGTTGTATGCAATCCAATATCGTCCGAAAGGAGATTCCGCGTTGGCGGATCGAGTGAAGGAACTCGTCAAATCCGTATCGGTTCAAACCACGTCGGAGTGGGGAATCGATCACGGAAGCTGGGGAGTCCTTTATTTTCTTTTTCAAAAAGCAAATCTGCCCGTGGTGCAATTGAGCATCGACGCAAACGCGAGCCCCGAACAACAATACGAGATCGGACAAGAGTTAAGACAACTCAGAGAAGAGGGAACGTTGATCATAGGAAGCGGGAACATCGTTCACAATTTGGGAAAGGCCGACTTTCACAACATGAACGCGACTCCGGCGGACTGGGCGATCGAGTTTGACGAGTTCGTTCGACAAGCTCTGGAATCCAGAAACGATAAAGCGATTTTGGAATTTCAGAAAAAGGGAGATATCGCAAAACTTGCGGCTCCCTCTACGGAACATTTGGAGCCGATCTTTTATGTTTTAGGCGCGATGAAGCCGGAAGAAAAGATAAAGTTCATTCATCACAGTTTTCAAAATCGATCGGTTTCGATGCGGTCCTTCGTGGGCGTATAA